In Candidatus Nitronauta litoralis, one DNA window encodes the following:
- the secY gene encoding preprotein translocase subunit SecY, producing the protein MAGAESFANMFRVPELKRRIFFTLGMLVVYRIGAHIPTPGIDGVALAELFEQAKNTILGFFDMFSGGALSRLTIFALGIMPYITSSIILQLLTIVSPHLERLKKEGEQGQKKITQYTRYGTIGIGLVQSSGIAIALEGMTSPGGASVVIEPGMGFRLMTMLTLTCGTAFLMWLGEQINEFGVGNGISLIIFTGIVSGVPAAILQSMDLMGTGELSLLLVLMLLVLMAAVVGFIVFTEGGQRRIPIQYAKRMVGRRMVEGSSQHLPLKVNTAGVIPPIFASSLIMMPASLASVYPNEWTQTFAAMLTPGNTIYSLIFCGAIFFFCYFYTSVIFNPVDVADNMKKNGGFVPGIRPGPKTSDYIDTILSKLTFYGAIYLCFVCILPDYLIKYAQLPFYFGGTSLLIVVGVSLDTMQQIESHLVMRNYDGFMKKGKIRGRRG; encoded by the coding sequence ATGGCAGGAGCGGAAAGTTTCGCTAATATGTTTCGGGTTCCGGAGCTTAAGCGCCGGATCTTTTTTACCCTGGGCATGCTGGTGGTTTACCGGATCGGGGCGCATATCCCCACGCCGGGAATCGACGGGGTGGCTCTTGCGGAGTTGTTTGAGCAGGCGAAAAACACGATTCTGGGGTTTTTCGACATGTTCTCCGGAGGCGCGCTCAGCCGGTTGACGATTTTTGCGCTGGGCATCATGCCCTACATCACGTCTTCCATTATCCTCCAGTTGCTGACCATTGTGTCGCCGCACCTTGAGAGGTTGAAGAAGGAAGGCGAGCAGGGCCAGAAAAAAATAACGCAGTACACACGCTATGGCACCATCGGAATTGGACTGGTGCAAAGTTCAGGAATCGCCATCGCGCTTGAGGGAATGACCAGCCCGGGTGGTGCATCGGTTGTTATTGAACCCGGAATGGGGTTCCGGCTGATGACTATGTTGACGCTCACCTGTGGCACGGCATTTTTGATGTGGCTCGGTGAGCAGATCAACGAGTTTGGTGTTGGCAACGGCATCTCGCTGATTATCTTTACGGGTATCGTGTCGGGTGTTCCGGCGGCTATTTTACAGTCGATGGATCTGATGGGTACCGGAGAATTGTCTCTCCTCCTGGTTCTCATGCTGCTGGTTCTGATGGCAGCGGTTGTCGGTTTTATCGTGTTTACCGAAGGGGGACAACGGCGGATACCCATCCAGTATGCGAAACGGATGGTGGGTCGGCGCATGGTAGAGGGCAGCAGTCAGCATCTGCCGCTCAAGGTTAACACCGCTGGTGTTATACCGCCGATATTTGCGTCTTCACTCATCATGATGCCGGCATCTCTGGCATCTGTTTACCCGAATGAGTGGACGCAGACTTTTGCTGCCATGTTGACACCGGGTAACACGATTTACAGCCTGATTTTTTGCGGGGCGATCTTTTTCTTCTGTTACTTTTACACCTCGGTTATTTTTAATCCGGTGGATGTGGCGGATAACATGAAGAAAAACGGAGGGTTTGTTCCAGGGATTCGACCCGGTCCGAAAACATCGGACTACATCGACACGATACTGTCGAAGCTGACGTTTTACGGGGCGATTTACCTTTGTTTTGTCTGCATATTGCCGGATTATCTGATAAAATATGCGCAACTTCCGTTTTATTTCGGCGGAACCAGCCTGCTGATTGTCGTTGGCGTTTCCCTGGATACCATGCAGCAGATTGAATCCCATCTCGTAATGCGTAATTACGATGGTTTTATGAAAAAAGGGAAAATCCGCGGACGCCGTGGTTGA
- a CDS encoding adenylate kinase → MKLILLGPPGSGKGTQSGMLRDKFNIPQISTGDLLRKAVSSKTALGIKAREYMDKGHLVPDELVLDMIRERLQQEDCKNGYVLDGFPRTVVQAEKLDEMLASVGEKLDEVIDLEVNPEEILVRLTGRRTCRSCNAMFHETLKPAKQPAVCDHCGGELYQRADDNEETVMNRLKEYENKTAPLKEFYRKQGNLKSAKGSGSMDDIFDRICSLVS, encoded by the coding sequence ATGAAGTTGATCCTGTTGGGGCCTCCGGGTTCGGGAAAAGGGACACAATCGGGTATGCTCCGGGATAAATTTAATATCCCGCAGATTTCAACTGGAGACCTTCTCAGGAAGGCGGTCTCCAGTAAAACCGCGCTAGGTATTAAGGCGCGGGAATACATGGATAAGGGGCATCTGGTTCCGGATGAGCTTGTTCTGGACATGATCCGGGAGCGTTTGCAGCAAGAGGATTGTAAAAACGGTTATGTCCTCGACGGGTTCCCAAGGACTGTGGTGCAGGCAGAAAAGCTCGATGAAATGCTCGCTTCGGTTGGCGAGAAACTGGATGAAGTGATTGATCTTGAAGTTAACCCGGAAGAGATTCTGGTCCGGTTGACGGGGCGCAGAACCTGTCGAAGTTGTAACGCCATGTTTCACGAAACGCTGAAACCGGCAAAGCAGCCAGCTGTTTGTGATCATTGCGGCGGCGAGTTGTACCAGCGGGCCGATGATAACGAAGAGACGGTGATGAACCGGCTCAAGGAATACGAAAATAAAACGGCACCATTAAAAGAATTTTACAGAAAGCAGGGAAATTTGAAATCAGCAAAAGGGAGTGGCTCCATGGATGACATCTTTGATCGTATCTGCTCCCTGGTGTCCTGA
- the infA gene encoding translation initiation factor IF-1: protein MSKEEAIEVEGTVLEPLPNAMFQVELENGHKVLAHISGKMRLHFIKILPGDKVKVQLSPYDLTRGRITYRYK from the coding sequence ATGTCTAAAGAAGAAGCCATTGAAGTGGAAGGTACCGTGCTCGAACCTCTGCCCAATGCAATGTTTCAGGTAGAGTTGGAAAACGGACACAAGGTACTGGCGCATATTTCCGGTAAGATGCGACTCCATTTCATTAAAATTCTACCGGGCGATAAGGTGAAGGTTCAGTTGTCACCGTATGATCTGACCCGGGGACGCATCACGTACCGTTACAAGTAA
- the rpmJ gene encoding 50S ribosomal protein L36: MKVRASVKKICNKCKVIRRRGVVRVICENPKHKQRQG, translated from the coding sequence ATGAAAGTAAGAGCATCAGTAAAAAAGATTTGTAATAAATGCAAGGTGATCCGCCGCCGGGGCGTTGTGCGTGTGATCTGCGAAAACCCCAAGCATAAGCAACGCCAGGGATGA
- the rpsM gene encoding 30S ribosomal protein S13 translates to MARIAGIDIPREKRAYISLTYIYGVGRTRSAKILGQANIDLSTRVKDLTEDEVTRIRQIIEKDYEVEGDLRRNTNMNMKRLMDIGCYRGLRHRRGLPARGQRTHTNARTRKGPRKTVGSKKGK, encoded by the coding sequence GTGGCCCGAATTGCAGGCATTGACATTCCCCGTGAAAAGCGGGCGTATATTTCCCTGACTTACATCTACGGGGTCGGGCGCACCCGCTCCGCGAAAATTCTGGGACAGGCTAATATCGATCTCTCCACACGGGTGAAAGACCTGACGGAAGATGAAGTGACCCGTATTCGCCAGATTATCGAAAAGGATTATGAGGTGGAAGGGGATCTCCGGCGAAACACGAACATGAATATGAAGCGTTTGATGGATATCGGTTGTTACCGGGGGTTGCGTCATCGCCGCGGTTTGCCGGCACGCGGCCAGCGTACGCATACGAACGCCCGCACACGCAAAGGTCCCCGCAAGACTGTGGGATCGAAAAAAGGTAAGTAA
- the rpsK gene encoding 30S ribosomal protein S11: protein MADKGKAGKSGKKKSKTAPETGVAHIRATFNNTIVTISDLSGNVVSWSSAGAQGFKGSRKSTPFAAQVAAEKAAVKAKDMGMRKLEVHVKGPGAGRESAIRSLQACGMEVSVIRDKTPIPHNGCRPRKRRRV from the coding sequence ATGGCGGATAAAGGAAAAGCAGGAAAAAGCGGAAAGAAAAAAAGCAAAACAGCTCCCGAAACCGGAGTTGCTCATATTCGTGCGACCTTCAACAACACCATCGTGACCATCAGTGATTTGTCCGGGAATGTGGTGTCATGGTCCAGTGCGGGAGCACAGGGGTTCAAGGGATCGCGCAAGAGCACCCCGTTTGCAGCGCAGGTTGCGGCTGAAAAAGCTGCGGTAAAAGCAAAGGACATGGGCATGCGCAAACTTGAGGTCCATGTTAAAGGACCTGGTGCCGGTCGGGAATCCGCAATCCGGTCTTTGCAGGCATGCGGGATGGAGGTTTCTGTTATTCGAGATAAAACGCCAATTCCGCACAACGGTTGCCGACCACGAAAACGTCGGCGTGTATAA
- the rpsD gene encoding 30S ribosomal protein S4, whose translation MARYTGSVCRLCRREGIKLYLKSERCETPKCAIDKRPYPPGQHGQGRSRSKPSEYGIQLREKQKVRRIYGVLEGQFRKYFKTADRRKGVTGELLLQLLETRLDNVVYRLGLAGSRNAARQLVKHRFFTVNGKRVNVPSYIVKKGDTIGMAKGKSEKAPIKTAVEVIKGKTLPSWLAFDSDKIEGLIQTLPAREDITLPIQEQLIVELYSR comes from the coding sequence TTGGCCAGATATACCGGTTCTGTTTGCAGGCTGTGCCGCCGCGAGGGCATCAAGCTTTATCTTAAAAGCGAGCGGTGCGAGACTCCGAAATGCGCAATCGACAAGCGCCCGTATCCGCCAGGTCAACACGGCCAGGGCAGGAGTCGGAGCAAGCCGTCCGAATACGGTATTCAGCTCAGAGAAAAGCAGAAGGTGCGCCGTATCTATGGTGTGCTGGAAGGCCAGTTTCGTAAATATTTTAAAACTGCCGATCGCCGTAAAGGTGTTACCGGTGAGTTGCTGTTGCAACTTCTGGAAACACGGTTGGATAATGTGGTGTACCGGTTGGGTCTTGCCGGTTCACGCAATGCGGCCCGCCAACTGGTGAAGCATCGTTTCTTTACGGTTAATGGAAAGCGTGTCAATGTGCCTTCCTATATCGTGAAGAAAGGTGACACCATCGGGATGGCAAAAGGCAAGAGCGAAAAGGCTCCGATCAAAACTGCGGTTGAAGTCATCAAGGGAAAGACATTGCCTTCATGGCTGGCTTTCGACTCGGATAAAATCGAAGGTCTTATTCAGACGCTGCCGGCACGGGAAGACATCACCTTACCCATTCAGGAGCAGTTGATCGTCGAACTCTACTCAAGGTAA
- a CDS encoding DNA-directed RNA polymerase subunit alpha, with protein sequence MMQGIVKPKRLDFDKKSRTDFYGKFTAGPFERGYGITVGNSLRRMLLSSIEGSAVIGAKFEGIYHEFSTIPGVIEDVSEIILNLKQLHLKMDGQDEIKRLYLKKNEAGEVTGKDFNSDPDVVIMNPDHHLATLDATGNLEMEVIVTRGRGYVPADRHDLANESVQMIPVDALFSPIHKVNYLVEKTRVGQSTDFDQLVMEVWTSGAISPEDAVAYAAKIVKDHMQIFINFDEEPEPAQPQVDEKKQKTLTNLSKSVEELELSVRSYNCLKNANIQTIAELVQKGDTEMLKTRNFGRKSLNEIKEILEEMGLGLGMKLEEDDLKQISALRKKKELEPEPVEKP encoded by the coding sequence ATGATGCAGGGAATCGTTAAGCCAAAACGGCTTGATTTCGATAAAAAATCCCGAACCGATTTTTATGGGAAGTTCACTGCTGGACCTTTTGAAAGAGGTTACGGCATTACTGTAGGAAATTCATTAAGACGAATGTTGCTATCGTCCATCGAAGGATCAGCGGTTATTGGTGCCAAATTCGAGGGCATCTATCATGAGTTCTCCACTATTCCGGGTGTAATTGAGGATGTGAGCGAAATCATCCTCAATTTGAAACAGCTGCACCTCAAGATGGATGGGCAGGATGAGATTAAACGCCTCTACCTGAAAAAGAATGAGGCGGGAGAAGTGACTGGAAAGGATTTTAACTCTGATCCGGATGTGGTCATCATGAACCCGGATCATCATCTGGCCACACTGGATGCGACCGGCAACCTTGAAATGGAAGTCATCGTGACTCGTGGTCGCGGATATGTTCCGGCGGACCGGCATGATCTGGCCAACGAATCGGTACAGATGATTCCTGTCGATGCGTTGTTCTCCCCAATTCACAAAGTGAATTACCTTGTCGAGAAAACCCGCGTTGGCCAGTCTACTGATTTTGATCAATTGGTCATGGAAGTCTGGACCAGTGGAGCCATTTCACCGGAAGATGCGGTGGCCTACGCCGCCAAGATCGTGAAAGATCACATGCAGATCTTCATTAACTTTGATGAAGAGCCGGAACCGGCACAGCCGCAAGTGGACGAGAAAAAACAGAAAACGCTCACCAACCTGTCCAAAAGTGTTGAAGAGCTTGAATTGTCCGTACGTTCATACAACTGTCTCAAGAACGCGAATATCCAGACCATCGCCGAACTGGTACAGAAGGGTGATACGGAAATGCTCAAGACACGGAACTTTGGCCGTAAATCCTTGAACGAGATTAAAGAAATTCTGGAAGAAATGGGACTCGGACTCGGCATGAAGCTGGAGGAGGACGACCTCAAACAAATCTCAGCTCTGCGCAAGAAAAAGGAATTGGAGCCCGAGCCGGTGGAAAAACCCTGA
- the rplQ gene encoding 50S ribosomal protein L17, with protein sequence MRHLKSGRTLGRTSAHRKALFRNMVTSLIFHERITTTLAKAKELRSHAEKTITLGKKGTLHARRQALRVVKSKEAFQKLFGPLSERYAERNGGYTRILKLGNRRGDDAPMAIIELVDREGDAPVEEPKKGKGKKAETKKSEPKKAEAKKKEEEAPKKAESKAKAKKEEEPKEEKPKADKKDDAKE encoded by the coding sequence ATGCGACACCTAAAATCTGGCAGGACACTGGGCCGTACTTCAGCCCACCGCAAGGCACTGTTTCGTAATATGGTCACCTCGCTGATCTTCCACGAACGTATCACCACCACGCTGGCTAAAGCGAAGGAACTGCGCAGCCATGCTGAAAAAACAATCACGCTCGGAAAAAAGGGAACACTTCATGCGCGGCGCCAGGCATTGCGCGTGGTCAAATCCAAAGAGGCGTTCCAGAAATTATTCGGTCCGCTTTCCGAACGTTATGCCGAGCGGAATGGTGGGTACACGCGGATTCTGAAATTGGGGAACCGGCGCGGAGATGATGCTCCAATGGCGATCATTGAGCTGGTCGACCGCGAGGGCGATGCTCCTGTAGAAGAGCCGAAGAAGGGCAAGGGCAAAAAGGCTGAAACCAAAAAGTCGGAGCCAAAGAAAGCCGAAGCTAAAAAGAAGGAAGAAGAGGCACCGAAAAAAGCCGAGTCCAAAGCCAAAGCTAAAAAAGAAGAAGAGCCGAAGGAAGAAAAACCAAAGGCTGATAAAAAAGACGACGCTAAAGAATAA
- a CDS encoding YkgJ family cysteine cluster protein, producing the protein MPAKIKQPWDQCQFCMPAKCCTYFAFEIDEPESRKDYEALLWQIAHKGVTFYIERNSWYIMVDSRCKFLTENNQCSIYETRPYICREHSIESCEYTANEYGFTEHFKSYDELLDWIKENTNYRIKRHPSLPEPKDQEWQPVLPNNGN; encoded by the coding sequence ATGCCTGCAAAAATAAAACAACCCTGGGATCAATGCCAGTTCTGTATGCCCGCGAAGTGCTGCACCTACTTCGCATTTGAAATCGATGAACCGGAGTCGCGCAAGGATTACGAAGCCCTGCTGTGGCAAATCGCGCACAAGGGAGTTACCTTCTACATTGAGCGCAACAGCTGGTACATCATGGTCGATTCGCGTTGCAAATTCCTGACAGAAAACAATCAGTGCAGCATCTACGAAACCCGGCCCTACATCTGCCGCGAACACAGCATTGAATCATGCGAATACACGGCAAATGAATACGGATTCACCGAGCATTTTAAGTCTTATGATGAACTGCTGGACTGGATAAAGGAAAACACCAACTACCGCATAAAGCGCCATCCGTCCCTGCCGGAACCCAAAGACCAGGAGTGGCAACCCGTCCTGCCCAACAACGGTAATTGA